In a single window of the Bacteroidota bacterium genome:
- a CDS encoding cytochrome C oxidase subunit IV family protein, translating to MSNHSHDSHQHITPYSTYIIVLAILLALTAVTVAVILVDLGVLSVAVALIVATIKAAIVLLYFMHLKYDDKFFMTLVAIVFAVYTVVMVITFFDYLFR from the coding sequence ATGAGTAACCATTCACACGATTCTCATCAGCACATTACGCCCTACAGCACCTACATTATTGTGCTTGCCATTCTGCTGGCCCTCACGGCCGTTACCGTTGCGGTTATTCTGGTCGATCTCGGAGTGCTGTCTGTGGCAGTGGCCCTGATTGTTGCCACCATAAAAGCAGCCATCGTTTTGTTGTATTTCATGCACCTGAAATATGACGACAAATTTTTCATGACCCTTGTCGCCATTGTCTTTGCAGTGTACACAGTGGTCATGGTCATCACCTTTTTTGACTACTTATTCAGGTAA
- a CDS encoding SCO family protein produces MKHFIILSCLLGLLATPVLSNNPAGSDTTAIPIGITEQLGKFLPDSVYLTDENGKVVNLKSLVNKPTVLAFVYFDCPGICSPLLDGVSTVVSKSDLLVGKDYQVITISIDSSDTPEKALQKKHNFADRITKGNVSDGWHFLTGTEAEIQEITRATGFGFRREGRDFVHSAAIIVVSPQAKITRYLFGTYFLPFDLKMAVIEANEGKTSPTIAKVLKYCFNYDPEGRRYVLNVTRVTGTLIFLGVATLFIALIFLPKRNKKKANKD; encoded by the coding sequence ATGAAGCATTTCATTATCCTTTCATGTCTTCTCGGATTGCTGGCAACACCAGTTCTGTCCAACAATCCGGCTGGTTCAGATACGACTGCTATTCCCATCGGGATTACCGAACAGTTGGGGAAATTCCTCCCTGATTCGGTTTACCTGACCGATGAGAACGGGAAGGTGGTTAATCTGAAATCACTGGTGAACAAGCCAACGGTTCTGGCCTTTGTATACTTTGACTGCCCGGGAATCTGCAGTCCGTTGCTGGATGGGGTATCGACAGTGGTTTCAAAGTCGGATCTTCTGGTTGGCAAGGACTATCAGGTGATCACCATCAGCATCGATTCTTCAGATACACCAGAAAAGGCCCTGCAGAAAAAGCACAATTTTGCTGACCGGATCACCAAGGGCAACGTCAGTGACGGTTGGCACTTTCTTACCGGGACTGAAGCAGAGATTCAGGAAATCACCCGGGCCACCGGATTCGGATTCAGGCGGGAAGGCCGGGATTTTGTTCACTCGGCGGCCATCATTGTGGTAAGTCCCCAGGCCAAGATTACCCGATATCTGTTTGGTACCTATTTTCTCCCCTTTGATCTGAAAATGGCTGTGATCGAGGCCAATGAGGGTAAAACCAGTCCGACCATTGCCAAAGTACTCAAGTACTGTTTTAATTATGACCCGGAAGGCCGCCGGTATGTTCTGAACGTGACCCGGGTAACCGGTACCCTGATTTTTCTGGGTGTGGCCACCCTTTTTATTGCATTGATATTTTTGCCAAAGCGAAACAAGAAAAAAGCGAACAAGGATTAA
- a CDS encoding response regulator, whose translation MASQPSSSHLSRPAAGPRAKKGPVQREKPLILIADDSPTVLDILKFILETNGMDTRLAINGVEAVQMVYRDLPDLVILDLEMPKMSGYQVCRLLKSDPTTSFIPIIILTSKSYKQNKFWGLYSGADDYLTKDFEIDQLVGRVRFHYGNRGKLTEIKHPVPKEINEEQIIENVNEALDQKLFETTIIFEIAQVALSAGTLDEKISKVLTLMNRVCDFTVASIFITEAGQGRLFLENPGMASETYIFNHVELVMLESQNFDMRFDTQKVMINQWETGTDRGGQYNHIQSSVSFPLKIRGVTQGLVSYSHYSNGMFPDVVSHLLSRSADQMAILVDEAILFQEYSKLRGDLLSHATRVFSEVMKNARETEKLMRGKMNQISPWI comes from the coding sequence GTGGCATCTCAACCATCTTCTTCTCATTTATCGAGACCTGCTGCAGGACCGCGGGCAAAAAAGGGCCCGGTTCAGCGTGAAAAACCGTTGATTCTGATTGCAGATGACAGTCCGACCGTTCTGGATATTCTTAAGTTTATTCTGGAAACAAACGGCATGGACACACGGCTGGCCATTAACGGAGTGGAGGCAGTCCAGATGGTCTACCGCGATCTTCCCGATCTGGTAATTCTGGACCTGGAAATGCCAAAGATGAGTGGGTATCAGGTGTGTCGCCTGCTGAAAAGTGATCCGACCACTTCGTTTATTCCCATCATAATCCTGACCAGCAAGTCCTACAAGCAGAATAAGTTCTGGGGTTTATACTCGGGTGCAGATGATTATCTGACCAAGGATTTTGAAATTGATCAGCTGGTGGGGCGTGTCCGGTTTCATTACGGCAACCGGGGAAAACTCACCGAAATCAAGCATCCCGTTCCCAAGGAGATCAACGAAGAGCAGATCATTGAGAACGTGAACGAGGCATTGGATCAGAAACTATTCGAAACCACCATTATCTTTGAGATTGCACAGGTGGCGCTCAGTGCGGGTACACTCGATGAGAAGATCAGCAAGGTCCTGACGCTGATGAACCGCGTCTGCGATTTTACCGTTGCCAGTATTTTTATTACTGAGGCGGGGCAGGGCCGGTTGTTTCTGGAAAATCCGGGAATGGCCAGTGAGACCTACATTTTCAATCATGTTGAGCTCGTGATGCTGGAATCTCAGAACTTCGACATGCGTTTTGATACACAGAAGGTCATGATCAATCAATGGGAGACCGGAACGGACCGCGGAGGACAGTATAATCACATTCAGTCCTCTGTCAGTTTTCCGCTGAAGATCAGAGGGGTTACACAGGGATTGGTCAGTTATTCGCATTATTCGAATGGCATGTTCCCCGATGTGGTATCGCATCTGCTCAGCCGGTCTGCCGATCAGATGGCCATTCTGGTGGATGAGGCCATTCTGTTCCAGGAATATTCAAAATTGCGGGGTGACTTGCTCAGTCATGCCACCCGTGTCTTTTCAGAAGTGATGAAAAATGCCCGTGAGACCGAAAAACTGATGCGCGGGAAGATGAATCAGATCTCTCCGTGGATCTGA
- a CDS encoding cytochrome c oxidase subunit 3 family protein, with protein MSDHAPAAHAHVHRDDYGSKLGMWFFIFTEILLFGALFIVYAIYRFKNPDAFFAAGQQLSTVFGTINTVILLVSSMTIAMSISALQQKHKKLAIWLMVITLVLASSFLVNKYFEWSAKFHHGIYPGSDEMAALVANDPLGQGKNLFFFLYYFMTGLHGAHVIIGMGFIIFVMRQVMRDELTHDNFARLENAGLYWHLVDLIWIYLFPLFYLIH; from the coding sequence ATGAGTGATCATGCTCCAGCCGCACATGCACATGTGCACCGGGACGATTACGGCTCAAAATTGGGAATGTGGTTTTTCATATTCACCGAAATCCTGCTTTTCGGGGCCTTATTCATTGTATATGCCATTTACCGGTTCAAAAATCCCGATGCCTTCTTTGCTGCAGGCCAGCAACTGAGCACGGTATTCGGGACGATAAACACGGTTATTCTGCTGGTCAGTTCGATGACCATTGCCATGTCGATCTCGGCACTTCAGCAGAAACATAAAAAGCTGGCCATCTGGCTGATGGTGATCACGCTGGTGCTTGCTTCGTCCTTTCTGGTGAACAAGTATTTTGAATGGTCGGCCAAGTTCCATCATGGCATTTATCCGGGATCCGATGAGATGGCGGCTCTGGTTGCCAACGATCCGCTTGGTCAGGGGAAGAACCTCTTTTTCTTTCTGTATTACTTCATGACCGGACTCCATGGCGCCCACGTTATCATTGGGATGGGCTTCATCATTTTTGTTATGAGACAGGTAATGAGGGATGAACTGACCCATGATAATTTTGCCCGCCTCGAAAATGCCGGTTTGTACTGGCACCTGGTGGATCTGATCTGGATTTACCTCTTCCCGTTGTTCTATCTTATTCACTAA
- a CDS encoding cbb3-type cytochrome c oxidase subunit I, with amino-acid sequence MSETVLSAGHRPPNYLEMETRHKGIWAWLLATDHKRIALLYFYSMMVMFVLGALLGVIIRLELMAPGKTLIEAQTYNGLFTLHGIIMIFMFVIPGLPAVFGNFVMPIMIGAKDVAFPRVNLLSWYLYLLGAFTVLISQFIGSGPPDGGWTFYAPYSVKSVYNIGFAAMGAFLLGFSSILTGLNFLVTIHRLRAEGMTWGRLPLFVWALYATGWIQILATPVVGITLVLIVFERAFNLGFFDPQFGGDPILFQHLFWIYSHPAVYIMILPAMGAISDIIPTFARRTIFGYKAIVASTMLIAFVGYFVWGHHMYTSGMSDTAKWIFSFLTFLVAIPSAIKVFNWIATLYKGSIDVQPPLLYAVAFIFTFMVGGFTGLVLGSVAQDIHLHDTTFVVGHFHYIVFGGTGFAFFGALHYWYPKMSGRMYNIKLANIAWGLFFFGFNFLYFPMFIAGYMGMPRRYYDYVPDFYIPNLISTMGSWFLYAGIILMLVNLWRGLKNGAPAPDNPWGGVTMEWKIQSPPTYENFDKDPVFTDGPYKFK; translated from the coding sequence ATGAGTGAAACCGTTCTCTCGGCTGGACACCGTCCTCCCAACTATCTGGAGATGGAAACCCGGCATAAGGGAATCTGGGCCTGGTTACTGGCGACCGATCACAAACGGATTGCCCTGTTGTACTTCTATTCCATGATGGTCATGTTTGTTCTGGGCGCTTTGCTCGGGGTAATCATCCGTCTGGAACTGATGGCTCCGGGAAAAACCCTGATAGAAGCACAAACCTACAACGGGCTTTTCACCCTTCATGGAATCATCATGATTTTCATGTTTGTGATTCCTGGTTTGCCCGCTGTCTTCGGTAACTTCGTCATGCCGATCATGATCGGAGCCAAGGACGTGGCCTTCCCCCGGGTAAATCTGCTTAGCTGGTACCTGTATCTGCTGGGTGCGTTCACCGTTCTTATTTCTCAGTTCATTGGTTCAGGTCCTCCCGACGGAGGCTGGACATTCTATGCCCCCTACAGCGTAAAGTCAGTTTATAACATTGGCTTTGCAGCGATGGGTGCCTTTTTACTCGGTTTTTCGTCAATCCTGACTGGTCTGAACTTCCTGGTGACCATCCATCGTCTTCGGGCAGAGGGGATGACCTGGGGTCGCCTTCCCCTGTTTGTATGGGCTCTTTATGCCACTGGCTGGATTCAGATTCTCGCCACTCCGGTTGTGGGTATCACGCTGGTCCTGATTGTGTTTGAAAGAGCTTTCAACCTTGGATTTTTTGATCCGCAGTTTGGCGGGGATCCTATTTTATTCCAGCACCTGTTCTGGATTTACTCACACCCGGCTGTTTACATCATGATCCTTCCGGCCATGGGTGCTATTTCGGATATCATTCCGACTTTCGCACGCCGGACCATCTTTGGTTATAAAGCCATTGTTGCCTCTACCATGCTCATTGCCTTCGTTGGTTATTTCGTCTGGGGGCACCACATGTATACTTCCGGAATGAGTGATACCGCCAAATGGATATTCTCGTTCCTGACCTTTCTGGTGGCCATTCCCTCTGCAATCAAGGTTTTTAACTGGATTGCCACGCTGTATAAGGGTTCAATTGATGTTCAACCACCGCTTCTGTATGCTGTGGCCTTCATTTTTACCTTTATGGTCGGCGGTTTCACAGGACTGGTTTTGGGGTCGGTGGCGCAGGACATCCACCTGCATGATACCACCTTCGTGGTCGGGCACTTCCATTACATTGTTTTCGGCGGTACCGGATTCGCCTTCTTCGGCGCCCTGCATTACTGGTACCCCAAAATGTCGGGTCGGATGTACAATATAAAACTTGCCAATATTGCATGGGGATTGTTTTTCTTCGGATTTAACTTCCTGTACTTCCCGATGTTTATCGCCGGTTACATGGGGATGCCCCGCCGGTACTATGATTATGTTCCGGATTTCTATATTCCCAACCTGATTTCAACCATGGGATCCTGGTTCCTGTATGCCGGAATCATTCTCATGCTGGTTAATCTCTGGAGGGGATTGAAAAATGGGGCACCTGCGCCTGACAATCCTTGGGGTGGAGTAACCATGGAGTGGAAAATCCAATCACCCCCAACTTACGAAAACTTCGACAAGGATCCGGTCTTTACTGACGGTCCGTATAAATTCAAATAA
- the coxB gene encoding cytochrome c oxidase subunit II: MFNGTSPFVEGVDNTFLFIIVISLILLISLTFLMIYFIVRYRKDKHPEAAQIEGSTTLEIVWTVIPGILVILMFWFGWKSYVPMREVPADAMKVTSVARMWGFTFNYENGKSSPKLVVPVNKPVRVQLEAVDVLHAFYIPAFRVKNDMVPGNNDQWVWFTANKTGSYDLFCAEYCGTLHSAMITKVEVLTEEEFTAWYEGTELSGEQNAGLTVLQNNACIACHSLDGAPGVGPSFKGILGRETRVLVDGKEQTLVADEEYLIRSILKPDSEVVSGYPKGIMQTYEGRLSDQDLQNIVDYLKTLK, from the coding sequence ATGTTTAACGGTACATCTCCCTTTGTGGAAGGCGTCGATAACACGTTTCTGTTTATCATCGTTATTTCACTCATCCTACTGATCTCGCTGACCTTCCTGATGATTTATTTCATCGTACGGTACCGGAAGGATAAGCACCCTGAAGCTGCTCAGATTGAAGGAAGCACCACGCTGGAAATCGTCTGGACGGTTATCCCGGGTATTCTGGTCATTCTAATGTTCTGGTTCGGCTGGAAAAGTTATGTTCCCATGAGGGAAGTTCCGGCCGATGCAATGAAAGTCACCTCTGTGGCCAGAATGTGGGGTTTTACCTTTAACTATGAGAATGGAAAGTCTTCACCCAAACTGGTGGTACCGGTAAATAAACCGGTCCGGGTACAGCTGGAAGCGGTTGACGTTCTTCACGCCTTTTACATCCCGGCCTTCCGGGTTAAAAACGACATGGTTCCCGGAAACAATGACCAATGGGTCTGGTTCACGGCGAACAAAACCGGTTCCTATGATCTGTTCTGTGCCGAATATTGCGGAACCCTTCATTCAGCCATGATCACGAAGGTGGAAGTGCTGACCGAGGAGGAGTTCACGGCCTGGTATGAAGGAACTGAACTCTCGGGAGAACAAAATGCAGGACTGACGGTCCTTCAGAACAATGCCTGTATTGCCTGCCATTCTCTGGATGGTGCACCGGGCGTCGGTCCCTCATTCAAGGGAATTCTGGGTCGCGAGACCCGTGTCCTGGTCGATGGGAAGGAACAGACTCTGGTGGCAGATGAAGAATACCTGATCCGATCCATTCTGAAACCCGATTCTGAAGTCGTGTCGGGATATCCGAAAGGGATCATGCAAACCTATGAAGGCAGACTGTCTGATCAGGATCTGCAGAACATTGTGGATTACCTGAAAACTCTTAAGTAA
- a CDS encoding Rieske (2Fe-2S) protein codes for MSQETTPQPARRKFVTYSLRTLAAIWAAAIFYPILRYLGPHQKEVVKDVSEINLGVKTLEPGSSESFVFGTKPALLVKNLNGELKSFTAVCTHLGCNVVYQKDLATVAPGHSGEGFFCNCHLGVYDATGKNIAGPPPKPIQEFKVTVADNGEITVTKA; via the coding sequence ATGTCTCAGGAAACCACACCACAACCCGCCCGCAGGAAATTTGTCACTTATTCCCTGCGGACTTTGGCTGCTATCTGGGCAGCTGCCATCTTTTACCCGATCCTCCGGTATCTGGGACCTCATCAGAAAGAGGTTGTGAAGGATGTGAGCGAAATTAATCTGGGTGTTAAAACCCTTGAACCAGGTTCGAGTGAATCCTTCGTATTCGGAACCAAACCGGCCCTGCTGGTTAAGAACCTGAATGGGGAATTGAAAAGTTTTACAGCGGTTTGTACCCATCTGGGTTGTAATGTGGTCTATCAGAAAGATCTGGCAACAGTGGCCCCCGGTCATTCCGGAGAAGGGTTTTTCTGTAACTGCCATCTGGGTGTCTATGACGCCACCGGAAAAAACATTGCCGGGCCTCCTCCCAAACCGATCCAGGAATTCAAGGTCACCGTTGCTGATAATGGTGAAATCACTGTAACCAAAGCATAA
- a CDS encoding response regulator: MSRENPKILIADDSPTIVDIMKFMLEASGYEVVTATNGLEAIITAFREDPDLVLLDVEMPKMNGYQVCRYLKEDRYMKQIPVIILTSHAQKKMRFLGVYTGADEYMIKDDDHEQLLNRIEYYINRRKNTGSMLKDGRNAQVTEVSVMETINSILDKKLIESTIINQVGRLAANLDRFELVVNSIFGLIEKMEEFDFSAILVRELGGAQLFIQTQRGVPQDLVDKFQARIIQSAIHAEVIMDASKVTTKLIPRTERGEFQVPDKKASDGKKDNLKFQDNLLRSRQEPVGILAVGNFSDEPLHSDIVETLSILTNHIATLLDNWLIWKRYNDVSQTLNVRLLELNVEILHDLQAFAASLSKVSNLEEMTQTVIRQIPKIIRSSKISLIIKRKVGNEFRMESFGKWGDESSTLIFDILVEWLITEQLNKITNQSIINDLSKIKFFRDHNLDKNLCHNILTVPVFVGDDKIGLISLFDRQETNQFSQQDLEILKFISGMVALSLKSVLENDFTGGESIQNNIYKRFMSDEMATTLLLNPDLIDLGGSVRHSTLLFLDLTGLDELYASIEPRRIVQFVNDFQESMTLEAFNHVGVVEKYRDHGLKVVFGIPFKQKDDAERAVQAAIAMTHRFRSLLTLYDDFPTADIELKILLHCGDVVTAQIGSENRKDFACFGTASTQANLIMRMLDRMGIYLTDRVIMELEHPYGLNPTNLNTGTEVQIYQMADY; encoded by the coding sequence ATGTCGAGAGAAAATCCAAAAATTCTGATAGCCGATGATAGTCCGACCATTGTCGATATCATGAAATTCATGCTGGAAGCATCCGGTTATGAGGTTGTAACGGCTACAAACGGACTCGAGGCGATTATAACCGCCTTCCGGGAGGACCCCGATCTGGTCCTGCTTGATGTGGAAATGCCGAAAATGAACGGCTATCAGGTTTGCCGTTACCTGAAAGAAGACCGGTATATGAAACAAATTCCGGTCATTATTCTGACTTCTCATGCCCAGAAAAAAATGCGGTTTCTGGGAGTCTATACCGGTGCAGACGAGTACATGATCAAGGATGATGATCATGAACAGCTGCTGAACCGCATTGAATATTACATCAACCGGAGAAAGAATACCGGTTCGATGCTGAAAGATGGCCGGAATGCACAGGTCACCGAAGTATCGGTGATGGAAACGATCAATTCCATTCTGGATAAGAAGCTGATTGAGTCGACCATTATCAATCAGGTTGGCCGGCTGGCAGCCAATCTTGACCGCTTTGAACTGGTGGTCAACTCGATTTTCGGGCTGATCGAAAAGATGGAGGAGTTTGACTTTTCGGCCATTCTGGTCAGGGAACTGGGCGGAGCTCAGCTTTTTATACAAACCCAACGCGGGGTTCCTCAGGACCTGGTTGATAAGTTCCAGGCACGGATCATTCAGTCGGCCATCCATGCCGAAGTGATCATGGACGCTTCGAAGGTGACCACGAAGCTGATCCCCCGTACCGAACGGGGTGAATTTCAGGTGCCTGATAAAAAAGCGTCTGACGGAAAAAAGGACAATCTTAAATTTCAGGATAACCTGCTCAGAAGCCGTCAGGAACCGGTGGGAATTCTGGCTGTTGGAAACTTCAGCGATGAACCCCTGCATTCCGATATCGTGGAAACGTTGTCGATCCTGACCAATCACATTGCAACACTGCTCGATAACTGGCTGATCTGGAAACGGTACAATGATGTCAGTCAGACCCTGAATGTCCGTTTGCTGGAACTGAATGTTGAAATCCTGCATGATCTGCAGGCGTTTGCAGCCAGCCTCAGTAAAGTTTCCAATCTCGAGGAAATGACCCAGACGGTGATCCGTCAGATTCCGAAAATCATCCGGTCCTCCAAAATCAGTCTGATTATCAAGCGCAAGGTCGGAAACGAATTCCGGATGGAGAGTTTTGGCAAATGGGGAGATGAGTCATCCACCCTCATTTTTGACATTCTTGTTGAGTGGCTGATCACTGAGCAACTGAACAAAATCACCAATCAGAGTATTATCAATGACCTGAGCAAGATCAAGTTTTTCAGGGATCATAACCTGGATAAGAATCTGTGTCATAATATTCTGACCGTTCCGGTTTTTGTAGGGGATGATAAAATCGGATTGATCAGCCTGTTTGACCGGCAGGAAACCAATCAGTTCAGTCAGCAGGATCTGGAAATTCTGAAGTTTATATCGGGAATGGTGGCCCTCAGTCTGAAATCGGTCCTTGAAAATGATTTCACCGGAGGAGAAAGCATTCAGAACAACATTTATAAGCGGTTCATGTCGGATGAAATGGCCACGACCCTTTTACTTAATCCCGATCTGATCGATCTGGGTGGCTCGGTGCGCCACTCCACGCTGCTTTTTCTCGATCTGACGGGACTGGATGAATTGTATGCTTCGATTGAACCGAGACGGATTGTTCAGTTCGTCAATGATTTTCAGGAATCCATGACCCTTGAAGCGTTTAACCATGTCGGGGTTGTTGAAAAATACCGGGATCACGGCCTGAAGGTGGTATTTGGTATCCCCTTTAAACAAAAGGATGATGCCGAGCGTGCGGTTCAGGCGGCCATTGCCATGACCCATCGTTTTCGTTCACTGCTGACTCTGTATGATGACTTTCCGACTGCGGATATCGAGTTAAAAATTCTGCTCCACTGCGGTGATGTGGTCACTGCCCAGATCGGAAGCGAAAACCGGAAGGATTTTGCCTGCTTCGGGACAGCCAGCACACAGGCTAACCTGATTATGCGGATGCTGGACCGGATGGGAATTTACCTGACGGACCGGGTCATCATGGAACTGGAACATCCTTATGGTCTGAATCCAACCAATCTCAATACCGGCACCGAGGTTCAGATTTATCAGATGGCGGACTACTGA
- a CDS encoding protoheme IX farnesyltransferase, translated as MKPASRSFWLETLPELGKFRITIAVSFTTITGFILATGGLSLTVVLPTLGLFILACGSSALNHYQEAATDAIMERTRNRPIPSGRISLSGALIVGMIWVLTGSVILYLCAGFVALQLGLLALLWYNGVYTPLKKRTAFAVIPGSLIGAIPPAVGWVAGGGAVSDPRIILVAFFFFIWQVPHFWLLLLKYGSEYENAGLPSVTRFYSDSQIRRMTFIWTSGTIATALMIPLFGLITSWVPLVLLLLGCLWLFFAFVGLLKPAGTTLNPGTYFLKINLFAVLVMVSLIMDQFI; from the coding sequence ATGAAACCTGCCAGCCGGTCATTCTGGTTAGAAACCCTTCCCGAACTCGGGAAATTCAGAATTACCATTGCCGTGTCGTTCACCACGATCACCGGCTTTATTCTGGCAACCGGCGGATTAAGTCTGACGGTGGTTCTTCCGACACTGGGTTTATTTATACTTGCCTGCGGATCTTCCGCCCTGAATCACTATCAGGAAGCTGCTACCGATGCCATCATGGAACGGACCAGGAATCGCCCCATCCCTTCCGGAAGGATCAGCCTGAGTGGTGCCCTGATTGTCGGAATGATCTGGGTACTGACCGGATCGGTCATTTTATATCTGTGTGCCGGATTTGTTGCGCTTCAGTTGGGCTTGCTGGCCCTGCTTTGGTACAATGGGGTTTACACACCGCTTAAGAAACGGACTGCCTTTGCGGTCATTCCCGGTTCGTTAATCGGTGCTATTCCACCGGCTGTCGGCTGGGTAGCAGGCGGTGGCGCCGTTTCTGATCCAAGAATTATTCTGGTGGCCTTCTTCTTCTTTATCTGGCAGGTTCCGCATTTCTGGCTTCTTTTGCTGAAATATGGAAGTGAGTATGAAAATGCCGGATTGCCTTCGGTAACCCGGTTTTACTCCGATTCTCAGATCAGGCGGATGACCTTTATCTGGACATCAGGAACCATTGCAACTGCACTGATGATTCCTCTGTTCGGTCTGATCACTTCATGGGTCCCCCTGGTCCTGTTGCTGCTTGGCTGTCTCTGGTTGTTTTTTGCCTTTGTCGGTCTTCTGAAGCCGGCCGGAACGACTTTGAATCCGGGAACCTATTTCCTGAAAATCAATCTGTTTGCTGTGCTGGTGATGGTTTCCCTGATCATGGATCAGTTTATCTGA
- a CDS encoding cytochrome c has protein sequence MKPMLLILSLSLLTVSGLMAQTKPAAKAATGDVEKGKALYAKLNCQTCHSAAAIAPAMKDVIGKYKDADALMKMLAAPVKSGKYPAAMPPVKVTKDEAKQLLAFIQDDVKKAAKPGTASDKTKKTEKKN, from the coding sequence ATGAAACCAATGCTCCTGATACTTTCCCTTTCCCTTCTGACCGTCAGTGGTCTGATGGCTCAGACCAAACCTGCTGCAAAAGCTGCCACAGGTGATGTTGAAAAAGGCAAAGCTCTTTATGCCAAACTCAACTGTCAGACCTGCCACAGTGCAGCCGCCATTGCCCCGGCCATGAAGGATGTGATCGGAAAATACAAGGATGCCGATGCCCTGATGAAAATGCTGGCTGCACCTGTAAAAAGCGGAAAGTACCCTGCAGCCATGCCCCCGGTGAAAGTTACCAAAGATGAAGCAAAACAATTGCTTGCATTTATCCAGGACGATGTGAAAAAGGCTGCCAAACCCGGTACTGCCTCGGATAAAACAAAGAAAACCGAAAAGAAAAACTGA